The window ACGCCCTCGCTGGTGAAGTTCTGCAACTGGTTGGCCTGCTGCGAGGCATCGTTCTGCGCGTCCGTGACGGTCAGGTCGGCGCCGAGCCTCTTCGCCTCGGCCTGCGCGCCCTCCTTGATCTGTACGAAGAAGGGGTTGTTCAGGGTGGACAGGGACAGGCCCACCTTCGGCGTCGTGGAGGACGAGCCGTTGTTGAAGAGCGACAGACCGCCCACGATCGCCGCCACGAGGACCACGGCGAGACCGTACTTGAGCGCCTGTGGACCCTTCAGGCCCGCCGCGCCCCCGGCACCCGCCGTGACCGGGGTCGCCCCCGCCTTGCGCCGCACGGTGTCGAGCAGCACCGCGAGCGCGATGACCACACCGATGACGACCTGCTGCCAGAACGCCGACACGGAAAGGAGGTTGAGGCCGTTGCGCAGCACCGCGAGGATCAGCGCGCCGATCAGCGTGCCGGACGCCTTGCCCGTACCGCCGGCGAGGGAGGCGCCGCCGATGACCACCGCGGCGATCGCGTCCAGCTCGTAACCCTGCGCGGCCTGCGGCTGCGCCGAGGACAGGCGGGAGGCGAGCACGATGCCCGCGGCGGCCGCGAAGAGACCCGACAGCGCGTAGATCGCGAGCTTCTGCCGCTTCACCCGGAGCCCGGAGAGGCGGGCCGCCTCCTCGTTGCCGCCGATCGCGTACATGGAGCGCCCGATGTACGTACGGCCCAGGATCAGAGCGGTGATGAGCCCCATGACGATCATCACGAGGACCGGCACGGGCAGCCAGCCGCCGAGCGTGTCACCGAGATGCGAGACGGAGTCGGGGAAGGCGATCGGGCTGCCCTGCGATATCACCAGCGACAGACCGCGGCCCACCGACAGCATGGCGAGCGTGGCGATGAACGGCGGCAGCTTCCCGTACGAGATCAGGACGCCGTTGACCAGGCCGCACACGATGCCGGTGGCGACCGCGAGGATCACCGCGATCCAGACCGGTACGCCTTCCGACGTGGCCGTCCAGGCGAGGACGGTGGCGGACAGCGCGGCGACGGAACCGACCGACAGGTCGATGCCCGCCGAGACGATCACGAAGGTCACACCGAAGGCGAGGATGGCGGTCACGGCCGCCTGGACGCCGATGTTGAGCAGGTTGTCCGTCGTCAGGAAGTCGCCGGACAGGGCCGACATCGCGATGACGAGGATGATCAGCGCGGTGAGCGCGCCGTTGTCGAGCAGGAGACGGCGTACGCCTCCCGAGGCGCCACTCGCGCCCGTCGTGCTCTTGAGCGTGTCAGTGGCCACGGGAGCCCTCCACAGCGGTAACGGAGTCGGTAGAAGTGGGTGTGCTGACGGCGAGTGCCATCACGGAGTCCTGCGTCGCCTCGGCGGCGGAGAGCTCGCCGGCGATCCGGCCCTGGGCCATGACCAGCACGCGGTCGCTCATGCCGAGCACCTCGGGCAGGTCACTGGAGATCATCAGGACGGCGTGGCCGGCGGCCGTCAGTTCGTTGATCAGCTGGTAGATCTCGACCTTGGCGCCCACGTCGATGCCGCGGGTCGGCTCGTCGAGGATCAGCACCTTGGTGTCGGCGAGCAGCCACTTGCCGATGACGACCTTCTGCTGGTTGCCGCCGGACAGGGTGCGCACGTGCTGGCCGAGCCCGGCCATCCGCACGCCGAGCTGCTCGGCGATCCTCGCGGCGGCCGTCCGCTGCCCCTTGAGGTCGACGAGCCCGCCGTGGGTCGCCGCCCGCAGGGTGACGAGTCCGAGGTTCTCCTCGACGGAGGCGTCCAGGAGGAGCCCCTGGCCCTTGCGGTCCTCGGGCACGAGCCCGATGCCGGCGGTCATCGCCGCGCCGACGTCGTGCCGCGGCAGCCGGGTGCCCGCGACGGCCACGGACCCCCGGTCGTACGGGTCGGCCCCGAAGACCGCCCGGACGACCTCGGTACGGCCCGCCCCGACGAGCCCCGCGATGCCGACGACCTCACCGGCCCGCACCTCGAAACTCACGTCGTGGAACACACCGTTCCGGGTGAGCCCGTCCACGGTGAGCAACGCGGTCCCGGTGTCGGCCCGTTCACGCGGGTACTGCAGCTCGATGGAGCGGCCCACCATGAGGCGTACGAGGTCGTCCTCGGGCGTGGACGCGGGCACCTGGCCGATGCTCCTGCCGTCCCGGAGGACCGTGACCCGGTCTCCCAGGGCGGCGATCTCCTCCAGGTGATGCGTGATGAAGACGACGCCGACGCCGTCCTCGCGCAACTGCCGCACGATCCGGAAGAGCTTCTCGACCTCTTCGGAGGTGAGCACCGCGGTCGGCTCGTCCATGATCAGGACGCGCGCGTCCAGGCTGAGCGCCTTCGCGATCTCGACCATCTGGAGTCGGGCGATGCCGAGTTCACGTACCCGCGCGCGGGGGGACACGTTGACCCCGACCCGCTCCAGGAGCACGGCGGCGTCGGCCTCCATCGTCTTGCGGTCGATCATTCCGAAGCGGCGCGGCTGGCGGCCCAGGAAGATGTTCTCGGCGACCGTCAGATCGGGCACCAGGTTGAACTCCTGGTAGATGGTCGCGATCCCGAGGCGCTCCGCGTCCTGCGCGCCGTGGATGCGGACCTTCTTGCCGTCGACCAGGATCTTCCCGGCGTCGGGCCGGTAGGCGCCGGACAGCATCTTGATCAGGGTGCTCTTGCCGGCGCCGTTCTCACCGAGCAGGACGTGCACCTCGCCGCGGCGCAGATCGAAGTCGACACTGTCGAGCGCGATCACGCCGGGGAAGGTCTTGCGTATGCCTTCGATACGCAGCAACTCGTCGGGACTGCTCACGTGTTGCTCCTTTGCGGGGACGGGGGCTCGCCGCAGGAGCGGCGGACGACGAGACGGGCGGGGAGGGTGACGGACTGCGGGGGCCGCCCCTCGATGCGGTCGACGAGGGCCCGTACGGCGGCCCGGCCCAGCTCGGGGGTCGGCTGGGCGATGGCCGTGATGGGGGGATCGGTGTGCACGAACCACGGGATGTCGTCGAACGCCGCGAGCGCGATGTCGTCGGGGACCCGCAGTCCGCGCGCGCGGACCGCGTCCAGGGCGCCGAGCGCCATCAGGTTGTCGGCCGCGAAGACGACCTCGGGCGGCTCGGGAAGACTCAGGAACTCCTCGGTGACCCGACGGCCGCTGGCCGCCTGGAAGTCGCCCTGCCCCGTGTACGCCTCGGGCAGCGGGAGCCCGTACTCGCGCAGGGCGTCCCGGAAGGCGGCCACGCGCTCGCTGCCGGTGGTGGTGGCCGCCGGGCCCGCGATGATGGCGAGCCTGCGGTGACCGAGGCCGTACAGATGCGCGACCAGGTCCCGCACGGCGGCGCGTCCGTCCGCCCGGACCACGGGCACCTCCACGCCCGGGATCCAGCGGTCCACGAAGACCATCGGGGTTCCCGCGCGCGCGGCGTCCAGGATCAGCGGGGAGCCGCCGTCCGTGGGGGAGACCAGGAGGCCGTCGATGCGTCGGTCGAGGAGCGTGCGGACGTGGTGGTCCTGGAGCTC of the Streptomyces aurantiacus genome contains:
- a CDS encoding sugar ABC transporter ATP-binding protein, which gives rise to MSSPDELLRIEGIRKTFPGVIALDSVDFDLRRGEVHVLLGENGAGKSTLIKMLSGAYRPDAGKILVDGKKVRIHGAQDAERLGIATIYQEFNLVPDLTVAENIFLGRQPRRFGMIDRKTMEADAAVLLERVGVNVSPRARVRELGIARLQMVEIAKALSLDARVLIMDEPTAVLTSEEVEKLFRIVRQLREDGVGVVFITHHLEEIAALGDRVTVLRDGRSIGQVPASTPEDDLVRLMVGRSIELQYPRERADTGTALLTVDGLTRNGVFHDVSFEVRAGEVVGIAGLVGAGRTEVVRAVFGADPYDRGSVAVAGTRLPRHDVGAAMTAGIGLVPEDRKGQGLLLDASVEENLGLVTLRAATHGGLVDLKGQRTAAARIAEQLGVRMAGLGQHVRTLSGGNQQKVVIGKWLLADTKVLILDEPTRGIDVGAKVEIYQLINELTAAGHAVLMISSDLPEVLGMSDRVLVMAQGRIAGELSAAEATQDSVMALAVSTPTSTDSVTAVEGSRGH
- a CDS encoding ABC transporter permease/substrate-binding protein, producing MATDTLKSTTGASGASGGVRRLLLDNGALTALIILVIAMSALSGDFLTTDNLLNIGVQAAVTAILAFGVTFVIVSAGIDLSVGSVAALSATVLAWTATSEGVPVWIAVILAVATGIVCGLVNGVLISYGKLPPFIATLAMLSVGRGLSLVISQGSPIAFPDSVSHLGDTLGGWLPVPVLVMIVMGLITALILGRTYIGRSMYAIGGNEEAARLSGLRVKRQKLAIYALSGLFAAAAGIVLASRLSSAQPQAAQGYELDAIAAVVIGGASLAGGTGKASGTLIGALILAVLRNGLNLLSVSAFWQQVVIGVVIALAVLLDTVRRKAGATPVTAGAGGAAGLKGPQALKYGLAVVLVAAIVGGLSLFNNGSSSTTPKVGLSLSTLNNPFFVQIKEGAQAEAKRLGADLTVTDAQNDASQQANQLQNFTSEGVDSIVVNPVDSDAAGPSVRSANKADIPVVGVDRGVNKAKTAALVASDNVEGGRLGAKALAEKLGGKGKIVILQGLAGTSASRERGAGFEEGLKAYPGIDVVAEQPADFDRTKGLDVMTNLLQAHPDVQGVFAENDEMALGAIKALGSKAGKSVQVIGFDGTPDGLKAVKEGTMYASVAQQPKELGRIAVENALRAADGKEVEQTVKVPVKVVTAKNVAGFTG
- a CDS encoding LacI family DNA-binding transcriptional regulator, which codes for MASIKDVAAEAGVSVATVSRVLNDHPSVSPTARTRVLAAVETLGYRPNAVARSLRTDQTHTLGLVISDVLNPYFTELARSVEEEARAHGYSVIIGNADERPELQDHHVRTLLDRRIDGLLVSPTDGGSPLILDAARAGTPMVFVDRWIPGVEVPVVRADGRAAVRDLVAHLYGLGHRRLAIIAGPAATTTGSERVAAFRDALREYGLPLPEAYTGQGDFQAASGRRVTEEFLSLPEPPEVVFAADNLMALGALDAVRARGLRVPDDIALAAFDDIPWFVHTDPPITAIAQPTPELGRAAVRALVDRIEGRPPQSVTLPARLVVRRSCGEPPSPQRSNT